Part of the Engraulis encrasicolus isolate BLACKSEA-1 chromosome 1, IST_EnEncr_1.0, whole genome shotgun sequence genome, cactttttggGGGGACTTTTGTGGTGGTTGGTGGGCACACGATGGGCCTTTTGTGCTAAGCAGGGGTCTGTTGGTGAGCTGCAGGGCTAGACCATTTTATACCCCTTACCCCTGCTTGACCTCTCTTTGTGTCGTTCTTGTCTAGTGCTCTcgctactgctctctctctctctctctctctctctctctctctctctctctctctctctctctctctctctctcctctctctctctctctctctctctctctctctctctctctctcctctctctctctctctctctctctctctctctctctctctctctctctctctctctctctctctctcaaaaggaTACCGTTCCAGAGCAAAAAATAGACTGTTTGAAAGTCTGAGTAGGAAACTAGCAGTTATGAGAAGTGTGGTGTAGGCGGATGTTGGATGTGGGTTGTGCAGAGGATGCGTCTCGCATTTTACGTAATCAGTAGGTTGAACTAATTAAGCAGAcctatggcgagagagagagagacagcagagtaGAGGAtgctgctctccccatcctcctccatgactgagttacacTGAACATGGTACCACCCCAtcgcactgctccattgggggctgcccccttgcacgggtgaggcgttgtatcattgtgtgcagtgtgcacttgtgtgttgtggagtgctatGACATACTGGGCATTtcaaaacctagtgtgcacacttccaagtgtattcaaccaaattagtcacgcccagtgattggatactctttattagtcacacccagtgattagatacagccagaaattgtctaagctatgagataggcgtctctcattggctcccattatagccccgttggcgaacgcagccaagtaaaagatgaatgggagcctattgggctaaatggctcagcagggatttgtgaaggttctgttctctggtttgtaaagatgtgtgcacattctgtaccttatcatgaacgttgtattagaagtgaagttaaaggttcctgacatggctttgttctcccaaagacgtgttagttttgtcctgcaacacgctagcattcggctaatacctgctggctgaggaatctttgcgactattcacgaccagagctgacgagagacgtactctgactgatcctagcagagacatctacggtcacacacctcaaaacccccccaccgccgtccaacatgttaattgaaggtgcccaaattcttaaggatgagcgcagtcatttcctttaccccatgtacacatgccgcttttccaccaccttaaatgcaataaataacaggtgtccgcaacaatcctaacataactttaaacacatcgacatctgaagtcagacttaaaactacaaaacaaatggcgtagtgccgtaaagtcgattgtcacgtgttatgtcattgctatagttgaaataagggtcattttcacgaatgtaacacttgacaagatgcaaacgtgtcggcaaatgcttgcacttactcatatctatcgaacgcgactccattgtttccagggaaaaaatcacacgggcagatagttctatgagaagggtacagccccattggcacccattcattatttacttggctgtgataacatagctgcagtgccactcctggccacaccagctagttgtggttcttgtacaagattccattttctttgatacagcgtagagttcaccaaagagtatcctgTCACCTTCCGTGACTATTTAGGCTGATatacttggaagtgtgcgcactaggttttgagaaatggcaATGGGAGTTCAAGTTTtccagttgagctttcacttaAAGTAGTGAGCAACTCCATCCAAGCACAGGTGCCACAACTCAGCCAATCAAGGCAGCAGCTCCCACTGATTCCATGCCAGCTGATtgagaggagagggacaacagggcatctctctctctctctctctctctctctctctctctctctctctctctctctctctctctctctctctctctctctcttctctctctctctctctctctctctctctctctctctctctctctctctctctctctctctctctctctctctctctctccttgtgtctctGGCTATTTCTAGAAGTGAAGTGTTCTGGCCTCGCTATTTTCGGAGGAATATCCGATTATTAATTACACTAGTTATTGGACACTCCAAGGTGAAATCCCTGAAAAAATGGCCGTTActctagcaaggctagaacacttcactttgagaaacatcctctgtctctgtatctctgtcggtctccctctctttctgaccACCCTAGATGATCCacgcaatcatcatcatcatcatcattatcatcatcatcatcatcatcccctctctctctctctctctctctctctctctctctctctctctctctctctctcatctctctctctctctctctctctctctctctctctctctctctctctctctctctctctctctctctctctctctctctctctctctctctctctctctctctctctctctctctctctctctctctctctctccctccctctccctctcctgaggTTGTTTACATGTGTGTTGAGAAAAGGGGAACTGTCTGGATTTCAACTGCACGGAGATACAGGAAATAGTTTAACCACAGGAAATGGGCaagagtgaacacacacacacacacacacacacacacacacacacacacacacacacacacacacacacacacacacacacacacacacacacacacacacacacacacacacacacacacacacacacacagccccaacttcatatctttgtggggccctcccatttaCTCCCATGCATATTaatcctaacaatagctaaataatgctaaactgtacccaaaccaaaacaatacctaaccttaacctgtcagtgaggaaatgtttttgcactttcacttttaccagtaacaacaaaactactccagcaaaaggggtcaaaacatgtggggcacaggatttgggccccacatggagcgagggccccaccttgttgatgtgctccaatagcagtggcctcactaaggtagattggtgcagtacacacacgcacgcacgcacgcacgcacacacacacacacacacacacacacacacacacacacacacacacacacacacacacacacacacacacacacacacacacacacacgtgactcaGAAGACTTGCCACCatgaaaaagagggaggggaaaagggggagagagaaagaaaaggacatGCCTCACTGACCAGTAGACCGTTTCCTAACAAGGCAATGAAGATGGCCAACAAAGATACGAGGCTGCTAGTCCTGATTGTCTTTCTGCAAGTTTGCGGTAAGATGCTttgcaacattacattgcattacacttacggTCGCTAAGGCttttatattgtatattttacttaagttcttatgccctgcgaATCACATTGGCAGTATTAGTGTTATGActggatgatgcttttacaataaatgtgcatTGTGGTGAACCGTTTGTCttttttgaacaatttctacaaagtcaaccagaaaagaattcacacaaaaccttcagattattactcaataatggtcatgattttatgagacggtcatgaaacgtgttttatgcaatcattaattagacaattgacgactccatattggttacattccctggagtgACGTATGGAGTAGAGGGGTGCAATAACAAGCCtgtaatcctctgatctaaagcccatctccttaaccattaggccacagctgcagcAAATTACAGCAACACTCTTTTAACAGAGACAAATCCAACACTTTGATGGAATGAATTTGTCCCTAATCTCTAAGTGTTGCAGGCGAACGtgacactaacactaacactaacacaacCACTTGCGCAATCACATCCCTGCATAAAGAAAAAGTATATGGCAATGAAAAACATGCAGGCTTTGTTATGACACAGAAATATGAAAGTgtggagagagcaagtgagaaagGGCCAAATTGACCGAGTCTCACTCCCAAAGAATGGTGGGGGCTATGAGTTAACTTTGTCTCAGGACCCACCAAATCTGTCAGTGGGACTGTTTAGAGGTGTTCTTTGTTGAAAGTTTGAAATGTCACCCTGATCAAATCTATGGCTTTGGCCTTGGGTAACGCACCTGTAAGTAACTTAGGATCAAAGAGTCATAGAATTCAGTTaattgtgatatactgtaatgcAAACATGAAGACTATTACTTCTCATGTCTCATTTCAAGGGTTAACACCAGGTAGGGCTTTTTTAAACCCATTGCGGAAGATGGATTTTTCCCCAGTCCTTCTAGATTAGAATATTACACATACATCTTCAAGCTGCCGTAGATCTGTGATAAAAATAAGACATCATAGCCTACTGATTGCACAATATTCAAGGTCTAAATTGTTCAAATCACCTTTAttcttataggcctattgtatttgcAGGATCATATTAAGCTAATCTGATGCCTCTGGGTACTATACTTCAGAGGTGCCCTGTTTATGATAAATATTTGTGAAGTTTGTCTCATGTAGTGCCCCTTCtttggtcaaaaatggttggtgcacctgggcactgtgccactcgCCCTCATGGATACTCAAATACCCCGGTATTTGGCGATGTGTTTTTAATCATATCACACCTGATCATGGGCAGGTTTCTGCTGGGCTTTGCGCGTGGAAAAATCAGTAGGAGAGTCCATCATCCTAAAGTGGAAGTACGACTCGAGCCACAGTCGCACGACCAAACACTTCTGTCCGTCAGATCGTCTACCAGGGGTCTTGGCAAACTCACACGCCGCACAAACGCAACCAAGAAAGTCGAGAGGCTGGATCAGCTTGGGGAGAGTCTCGATGTACGACAACACAATCAACGGATCCTTAAAAGTCATTTTAAAGGTAGagtactgtatgtcattttttcgtaattttttttcacacatttaagctgcactttcagaaatatttcatgaatatttaccaccatcatctATTTCTTAGTATTCATTACGATTGGGAAaatcactgtactttggtcagagcaatatataaataattaatataaatgaatatatacaatgtattaatattaattataaattatataaataaatagttaATAATCATGAAAGGTTTTTGAATGGGTACCTTTAAAAATAAATGAGTAAAATGGCATGCTCTACCTTTGAAGAACCTAACAGCAGAGGACACTGGGAAGTACTGGTTTGCGGAGAGTCCGGGCTGTGAGGTTGATGGACACACAGCGGTCAATCTACGGGTGACAGAAGGTGAGCAGTTTTGCCATCTCAAGGTATGTGGGGGCTGTAATGTTTACATGACAACTCCAAAAGCTTCCAACCATACTCCGGGGTATATGGTctttaatggaaacacaaaccgagCAAGTTTAACAGCACCATTCAGCTCGACACGACACGGCACAgtcgggttgtatgtggaaaaaagccttaaaggaccagttcagtcaatttcaacatgcagttgtaatgctcacactacctggactactggacttgtcagtacctgagatttgttttttcttcatcagccttttccgagatcctggtcattgtaatgggggcagcgctttttattcccaaaaacatccaaaaggttatacaacagcagcagacaactagcaaacagcggtaccttttgggaaaatatttggagtaggcctatgttaaattttaaaaaaatgtaaacaaacgcttcccccattaaaatagctcatatctcggaaagggctgagccgaaaaatgtggcatcaccaggtactgacaagtcaagggtagcgtgagcaatacaactgtatattaaaattgactgaactggtcctttaaaggcaGCTGAGTGGAGCTGTTAAaacagcctggtttgtgtttctacAGCAttacaaaactgtacacacactgtagagGACTTCTGAAGAGTCATTTCCAGTtataaaatgcaaaataaaaaaattgtGGATACGTCgttttttgcaatgaaactcttcattaTTGCACCATATTACAGGACAAGCAGAGGAAGAAAGCCCCCATCAAGTCTCAGCATATGTGGGCCATGACGCCAAAATCAAATGCCACTATGAAGAGGTCGACAGGGATAAGAGCAAGTACCTGTGCAAAAACGAAGACGTCGGATGCAAGCGCAAAATAAGAACCGGACTAAAGGACCAATGGTGGTACAACGGCAGGTACTCTCTATACGACAACACCAATAGAAGACACTTCCTGGTTTCCATCGCCAACGTTACCAGAGAGGACGCTGGGATTTACTGGTGCGCTGTGGACGAGCTGTTTCATGACGACGCTCCTGTAGCGGTGGATAAGTTTGAGGTGGTGCGACTGGAGGTGCGCACAGGTAGGCCTGCAGTGTGTTGTTTGTCCAGGAAAtatcaacctctctctctttcgctttctctctgtgtttcattaaaccattgtttatttgtttaacTTTAATTTAGCCAGGACAGTCCCATTGACACTGAGGGTCTCTCTTGCCAGGGAGTTCTGGTAAAAATGGCAGCCAAGCAGACAattgactagagatgcaccggatcctgatttttaggatcctgccggataccggatccactgcttaagatcctgccggatccggaaccggataccggatcctacgaaagggttgaaacacatagtctactcgcacacgtgggccatttttattacgtttgctcaaactattttttagactcattagcttattgacaaactgcctgcaacggccacttccaaagggctttcactccatgcagagattggggttgtgaaagactgactgaaaagcttaggctacgtaaaaactagagatgcaccagatcctgatttttaggtaactgccggataccggatccactgcttaagatcctgccggatccggatcctgtgaaaaaccctattatcctgccttttccggatccggaaTCTCTACAATTGACAAACACtgctttattgtattgtattgtattgtattgtgaaaCACAACAAAATGCAATGACATTCAGTGTTCACAATTTTGATTTACAATAAAACGTTCACAATATAACAAGGCTTTCGACAACTGCACGTTATATCTATATGCATGCAATGACATTAGAAAAAAGTGTACAATTCTTTAATATGCATAACAATGAAGGGGTTAGGCTGGGGCCTCCATAGTGTAATGGTGAAGGAGTTTGACTATACGTACAGTATGGTTGCAGTTTCactccccacccttaccaataccttcctccctccatggctgaagtgctcttaagCAAGGCACATATTCCCACGGTGCTCCGGAGACTGTAGCCATTACtttgtaatatctgtaagtcacacttcaagattcaagattcaagattcaagaagtttattgtcattgtcaatgaagtcaacgaaattgtgggtggagcaacaacactgcgtagtttgaagtaggcctatagaagtaaccaaaaagaagtagtcaaataaagtctaaattcatgaagtatatcatgaagtataataaattaaagtaaataatagtaataatatgagtattaaTAAATTAACCAAGTAaatcaaaaacagtaaaataaaaaatgtgatcctctccccacaattcaaagttaataacccagtgctg contains:
- the LOC134453514 gene encoding polymeric immunoglobulin receptor-like, encoding MYDNTINGSLKVILKNLTAEDTGKYWFAESPGCEVDGHTAVNLRVTEGQAEEESPHQVSAYVGHDAKIKCHYEEVDRDKSKYLCKNEDVGCKRKIRTGLKDQWWYNGRYSLYDNTNRRHFLVSIANVTREDAGIYWCAVDELFHDDAPVAVDKFEVVRLEVRTGPAAGSALALPVCLSLFLLIAAATAGAAAFICIRGKKKKKSVELNFTQEDTTFGNTRTKTYTDNDNQEKKNTNMSSSSSEVHTIHSETNLPTNPCSMPLAATPSVEVTADCPLQVPGPNYASVRFQKSPHSSHTDLATNNDDDGGTKCTYAAVKCT